The uncultured Desulfobulbus sp. genome window below encodes:
- a CDS encoding NADH-ubiquinone oxidoreductase-F iron-sulfur binding region domain-containing protein, with the protein MSMPYAATHPDPLMGALRRVVLCAGTGCVANGALKVYAAFQEQMRKRELPYIVELKEEEDNHGTTAFTRSGCQGFCQMGPLVTILPENILYNQVKVEDVEEIIETSLVCGGVVERLLYTEPGNGHPCTGPDDIPFYTRQQRFVLGECGIIDPESLDEYLRIGGYEGAKKAMLQLAPEEICAEITESGLRGRGGGGFPTGGKWETARKQASEKKYVICNADEGDPGAFMNRSVMEGNPHSVIEGLMVAARAIGADETLVYVRAEYPLAVERMRRAVKDAEDRGILGENVFGSGYNVSCEIMEGAGAFVCGEETAMIASIEGQRGMPRPKPPFPAQSGLWGKPTIINNVETLAHAVRIVREGAERFRELGTPTSPGTKTFALTGHVANTGLIEVPFGTTLREIVYNIGGGVTKSDGSIDPAGFKAVQIGGPSGGCLTPDHLELSMDFDALKSVGAMVGSGGLVVMNQDTCMVSVARFFMEFTQRESCGKCVLCREGTRQMLAMMDDIIEGRADETTIPLLKELALAVQKGSLCGLGKTAPNPVLSTLHYFPEEYEAHVHDKVCPAGQCKGLVKPSIDPDKCKGCGLCAKKCPVEAIRGEKKKPHVIDEAKCIKCGVCAQSCKFDAVVGL; encoded by the coding sequence ATGAGCATGCCCTATGCTGCCACCCACCCTGATCCACTTATGGGGGCCCTACGCCGCGTCGTTCTCTGCGCCGGAACCGGTTGTGTTGCCAACGGTGCACTCAAAGTCTATGCCGCCTTTCAAGAACAGATGCGAAAGCGCGAGTTGCCCTATATCGTCGAGCTGAAAGAGGAAGAGGATAATCACGGCACCACCGCCTTCACCCGGAGTGGCTGCCAGGGGTTTTGCCAGATGGGGCCTCTGGTGACGATCCTGCCGGAGAATATCCTCTATAACCAGGTTAAGGTGGAAGACGTCGAGGAAATTATCGAGACATCGCTGGTTTGTGGCGGTGTGGTCGAGCGGTTGCTCTACACTGAACCTGGCAATGGTCATCCCTGTACAGGGCCCGATGATATTCCATTCTACACGCGCCAGCAGCGCTTTGTTCTGGGCGAATGCGGCATTATCGATCCCGAAAGTCTGGATGAATATCTGCGTATCGGTGGCTACGAGGGGGCTAAAAAAGCTATGCTGCAACTGGCACCCGAGGAGATCTGTGCCGAAATCACCGAATCCGGTCTGCGCGGCCGGGGCGGTGGCGGTTTTCCCACAGGGGGTAAGTGGGAGACTGCCCGCAAGCAGGCCAGCGAAAAAAAATATGTGATCTGTAACGCTGACGAGGGTGATCCTGGTGCCTTCATGAATCGCTCTGTCATGGAAGGCAATCCGCACTCTGTCATTGAAGGGTTGATGGTCGCAGCCCGTGCCATTGGTGCGGATGAGACCCTGGTCTACGTGCGTGCCGAGTACCCACTGGCAGTAGAGCGGATGCGACGGGCAGTTAAAGATGCCGAGGATCGGGGGATACTCGGTGAAAACGTCTTTGGCTCCGGTTACAACGTCAGCTGTGAGATTATGGAAGGGGCAGGGGCCTTTGTCTGCGGCGAAGAAACCGCGATGATCGCCTCCATCGAGGGACAACGAGGGATGCCGCGGCCTAAACCGCCCTTTCCGGCCCAATCTGGTCTTTGGGGCAAGCCAACTATCATTAACAATGTCGAAACACTGGCCCATGCGGTGCGGATTGTCCGTGAAGGAGCCGAGCGGTTTCGTGAGCTGGGAACGCCCACCTCTCCAGGCACCAAAACCTTTGCCCTTACCGGGCATGTGGCCAATACCGGCCTGATTGAGGTGCCCTTTGGCACGACTCTCAGGGAGATCGTCTACAACATCGGTGGCGGTGTTACCAAATCCGATGGCTCCATTGATCCTGCCGGGTTCAAGGCAGTACAGATTGGTGGCCCTTCAGGCGGCTGCCTCACCCCCGATCACCTTGAGCTCTCCATGGACTTTGATGCACTCAAATCCGTGGGCGCCATGGTCGGTTCCGGTGGCCTGGTTGTGATGAACCAGGATACCTGCATGGTCTCTGTGGCCCGCTTTTTCATGGAATTCACCCAGCGGGAGAGCTGCGGGAAGTGCGTGCTTTGTCGCGAGGGGACTCGACAGATGTTGGCCATGATGGATGACATCATTGAAGGTCGTGCCGACGAGACCACCATCCCGCTGCTCAAAGAATTGGCGCTTGCCGTCCAGAAGGGATCGCTCTGCGGTCTTGGTAAGACTGCACCCAATCCGGTGCTTTCCACCCTTCATTACTTCCCCGAAGAGTATGAGGCCCACGTGCATGACAAGGTCTGTCCGGCCGGTCAGTGCAAGGGGCTGGTGAAACCCTCCATTGACCCTGATAAATGCAAGGGATGCGGCCTCTGTGCCAAAAAATGTCCGGTTGAGGCGATCAGAGGGGAGAAAAAGAAACCACATGTCATTGACGAGGCAAAATGCATCAAATGTGGCGTTTGCGCGCAGTCGTGTAAGTTCGACGCTGTGGTTGGATTGTAA
- a CDS encoding NAD(P)H-dependent oxidoreductase subunit E, with translation MTIIEQDVAVQAPARRFDKVCAILEENGKLPQRLIPILQAVQEEYRYLPEDVLTFVADGLGVPPARVYGVATFYSHFALEPKGKYVVRLCDGTACHVKRSVPILEALYARLGLSAKQNTTEDMLFTVETVACLGACGLAPVVVINEEVHGQMTPDSAVKLIDAIIAQEKHS, from the coding sequence ATGACCATCATTGAGCAGGACGTAGCAGTGCAAGCACCTGCACGCCGTTTTGATAAAGTCTGCGCCATTCTTGAAGAAAATGGCAAGCTCCCCCAACGTCTGATCCCGATTCTGCAAGCAGTACAGGAAGAATACCGTTACCTGCCTGAGGATGTGCTCACCTTTGTTGCCGATGGTCTGGGAGTCCCTCCGGCCCGCGTCTATGGCGTGGCCACCTTCTATTCCCATTTTGCCCTGGAGCCAAAAGGCAAATACGTTGTTCGCCTTTGCGACGGTACCGCCTGTCACGTCAAACGATCCGTCCCCATTCTTGAAGCGCTTTACGCTCGACTTGGCCTGAGTGCCAAGCAGAATACGACCGAAGATATGCTCTTTACCGTTGAAACTGTGGCCTGTCTTGGGGCCTGTGGTTTGGCTCCTGTCGTGGTGATCAACGAGGAAGTTCATGGACAGATGACTCCTGACTCAGCTGTCAAATTAATCGATGCCATCATCGCCCAGGAGAAACATTCATGA
- a CDS encoding redox-sensing transcriptional repressor Rex: MDKNTVKVTRSILKGAPEPTLRRLPLYYRLLKQLRETTGRTGISCTVIGAELKLDATQVRKDIEMTGTVGRPKVGYEINELISAIERFLGWDETTEAFLVGAGNLGEALMGYPGFSDCGLSIVAAFDVDPNKCHRVIHGKHVRHISKLTGLMRRMGVQFGIITVPGEHAQQAADLLVEGGALAIWNFAPVKIHVPDNVIVTNEDLYCSLAVLSQKMTRRLAENRSKGVSKS; the protein is encoded by the coding sequence ATGGACAAAAACACAGTGAAGGTTACCCGGAGTATTTTGAAAGGCGCGCCGGAGCCAACACTGCGTCGTTTGCCGTTGTACTACCGGTTGCTGAAACAATTGCGTGAAACCACCGGTCGCACCGGTATCTCCTGCACTGTTATAGGCGCGGAACTCAAGCTCGACGCAACCCAGGTCAGAAAGGACATTGAAATGACCGGCACTGTGGGGCGTCCTAAGGTTGGATACGAGATCAATGAGTTGATCAGTGCCATCGAGCGGTTTCTTGGGTGGGATGAGACCACAGAAGCTTTTCTTGTTGGGGCAGGGAACCTGGGGGAAGCCTTGATGGGCTACCCTGGATTTTCCGATTGCGGGCTGTCTATAGTGGCCGCCTTTGATGTGGACCCGAATAAATGCCACCGAGTGATTCACGGCAAGCATGTGCGCCATATCAGTAAATTGACAGGCTTGATGCGGAGAATGGGCGTGCAGTTCGGCATTATCACGGTACCCGGTGAGCACGCTCAGCAAGCTGCCGATCTCCTGGTCGAAGGGGGCGCGCTGGCAATCTGGAATTTTGCACCAGTGAAAATTCATGTCCCGGACAATGTCATTGTCACCAATGAAGATCTCTACTGCTCTCTGGCGGTTCTGTCACAAAAAATGACCCGAAGGCTGGCTGAGAACCGTTCCAAAGGAGTATCCAAATCATGA
- a CDS encoding Hsp20/alpha crystallin family protein, with product MNKVPSHTTNYSGGSMFTHLHDMHQFLGAMDLFRSRMNTLFNDFDQTTSPAYRWVGTEAHPPTNLSDTGDNLEIVAEVPGVAKKDLEVKIQGNYLQITGTRKTKAPEGYKPHRTERGSGSFSRSFTLPYDVDASKVEASLTNGLLRLVLPKAETAKPKQITIQ from the coding sequence ATGAACAAGGTACCATCTCATACAACCAATTACTCAGGAGGCTCTATGTTTACTCATCTTCATGACATGCATCAGTTTTTAGGAGCTATGGATCTGTTTCGTTCTCGGATGAATACTCTCTTTAATGACTTCGATCAAACAACCTCACCGGCTTACCGCTGGGTTGGCACAGAAGCTCACCCCCCCACTAACCTCAGCGACACTGGAGATAATCTTGAGATTGTAGCGGAGGTACCAGGTGTGGCAAAAAAGGATTTAGAAGTCAAAATTCAAGGAAATTATCTACAGATAACAGGAACCCGAAAAACCAAGGCACCTGAAGGATACAAACCCCATCGAACCGAACGGGGCAGCGGTAGTTTCAGCAGAAGCTTCACCCTTCCCTACGATGTGGATGCATCCAAAGTAGAGGCATCACTGACCAATGGCCTGCTCAGACTGGTATTACCTAAAGCAGAGACAGCAAAACCCAAGCAAATTACTATTCAGTAA
- a CDS encoding Hsp20/alpha crystallin family protein: MSTNTDLVAQKDQGKNVSKQLPVIAPEVDVFENDHEILLQADMPGVLKEDIMINIDNGKMVLSGVRRLESTGASTWKEFGEVEFRRNFSVPQSIDTNKVNAEFKDGQLCLHLPKSEAAKPRQIEIKAG, from the coding sequence ATGAGCACAAACACTGATCTTGTTGCGCAAAAGGACCAGGGAAAAAACGTAAGCAAACAACTACCTGTTATAGCGCCGGAAGTTGATGTCTTTGAAAATGATCATGAAATATTGCTTCAGGCTGACATGCCTGGTGTCCTCAAAGAAGACATCATGATCAATATAGATAACGGCAAAATGGTGCTCTCAGGTGTTCGCCGGCTGGAATCGACAGGTGCTTCTACCTGGAAAGAATTTGGTGAGGTTGAATTTCGCCGCAACTTTTCCGTACCGCAATCCATTGATACCAATAAGGTCAATGCCGAGTTCAAGGATGGGCAGCTTTGCCTGCATCTGCCTAAATCCGAAGCAGCCAAACCGCGGCAAATTGAGATTAAAGCCGGATAA
- a CDS encoding Hsp20/alpha crystallin family protein, giving the protein MELKKLAPWNWFKKEEEHAHPVRVQRAEKTQGFASGHSAPMLQLHRDIDTLFDQFFAGWGMPELNPWGGIGADTLLKPKVDLSAADTQYQLSVEIPGVNEKDITIDIRQNTMTIRGEKRQTKEEKEKNYYRIERSYGAFQRILSLPEDVDQDTIEATFKNGVLTVTMPRKAIAEGEAKQVAITSH; this is encoded by the coding sequence ATGGAATTAAAAAAACTTGCTCCATGGAACTGGTTCAAAAAAGAAGAAGAGCATGCGCATCCCGTTCGAGTTCAACGTGCAGAAAAAACGCAGGGGTTCGCCAGCGGCCACAGCGCTCCCATGTTGCAGCTTCATCGCGACATAGACACCCTCTTTGATCAATTTTTTGCAGGTTGGGGAATGCCAGAGCTGAACCCCTGGGGTGGGATCGGCGCCGATACTCTGCTCAAGCCCAAAGTGGATCTGAGCGCTGCAGACACGCAGTATCAACTCAGCGTTGAGATTCCCGGTGTGAATGAAAAGGATATCACCATAGACATTCGCCAAAACACCATGACTATCAGAGGTGAAAAGCGGCAGACGAAGGAAGAAAAAGAAAAAAATTACTATCGGATCGAACGCAGCTACGGTGCCTTTCAACGCATCCTCTCCCTACCGGAGGATGTAGACCAGGATACTATTGAAGCCACGTTTAAAAACGGCGTACTCACCGTAACCATGCCCCGCAAAGCGATAGCTGAGGGAGAGGCAAAGCAGGTGGCGATCACTTCGCACTAA
- a CDS encoding response regulator, whose product MKMIEILLVEDNPGDVELAREALLTNMVKNNLHVVEDGEKAMDFLHHQGQYVNSPRPDLILLDLNLPKKDGREVLAEIKADSKLRTIPVVILTSSKADEDILQSYNLYANCYITKPLDFQQFLKVVENINNFWLSIVVLPPE is encoded by the coding sequence ATGAAAATGATAGAGATTTTACTCGTAGAGGATAATCCCGGAGACGTTGAACTTGCCCGGGAGGCGTTACTGACCAATATGGTGAAGAATAATTTACATGTTGTAGAGGATGGAGAAAAAGCAATGGATTTCCTTCATCATCAAGGACAATATGTCAACTCTCCTCGGCCAGATCTGATCCTTTTGGATCTCAATCTTCCTAAAAAAGATGGAAGAGAGGTGTTGGCAGAGATTAAGGCTGATTCGAAGTTGCGTACTATCCCGGTGGTTATCCTGACCTCCTCAAAGGCTGATGAAGATATATTGCAAAGTTATAACCTCTATGCAAATTGTTATATAACCAAGCCGCTTGATTTTCAACAGTTTCTAAAAGTAGTTGAAAATATAAATAATTTTTGGCTGAGTATTGTCGTGCTTCCTCCAGAATAA
- a CDS encoding ATP-binding protein, which produces MKLQTRATLAFSLIALFCCLVTGVFISQKTLKSHREQAISFLTSINIQKKARIEQWLVNASNTLDLLASMPVFHDNFSQKLAQKEQQGIKEKQIFLQELTTLHLAPVVAQNLFTEIFILLVPQGEVLLSTDSHQVGKLMVNRDFFTRGQKQNYIENVHYSMTLMQPSMLISTPLKNGGDSSYGVLVGRLNLAKLSAIVEEHNSFWTTEDSYLVNNQNFFITEPRYGQEYMLRKTVHTHGVTEVLSGHSGASIYNDYRDVTVIGSYLYLAERNLGLLTKIDQEEFLAPNQQIQRQLVGIGFAVLLLTFFISWFFAQTLLRPLGHLVDKLNRVSGENLEYSVSSSGLYEIQQISVAFMTMLVRLKETLVSRNMLQREVEQRKSAEQQLQHALERVKQSNTELEQFAYVASHDLQEPLRMVSSYNQLLAQKYKGQLDEKADKYIHFAVDGAARMQQLIQDLLSFSRVTTKGKEFEEVDLKEIFEITKKNLELTLEENQVEITADALPVIQADAVQITQVLQNLISNAIKFRQDEAPKIHISARDVAGVWECSVRDNGIGIDEKYADRIFIIFQRLHTREEYQGTGIGLALCKRIIERHRGKIWFESELGKGSTFYFTLPQRS; this is translated from the coding sequence ATGAAATTACAAACAAGAGCTACGCTGGCTTTCTCATTAATTGCGTTGTTTTGTTGTCTGGTGACAGGAGTATTTATCAGCCAGAAGACATTGAAATCACACAGGGAACAGGCCATATCCTTTTTAACCTCTATTAATATTCAAAAAAAGGCTCGTATTGAGCAGTGGCTGGTGAACGCTTCCAATACATTGGACTTATTGGCATCTATGCCTGTTTTTCATGATAATTTTAGTCAAAAACTTGCTCAAAAAGAGCAGCAAGGAATAAAAGAAAAACAAATATTTTTGCAAGAGCTTACCACATTGCATCTCGCACCGGTCGTTGCACAGAATCTGTTTACTGAAATTTTTATCCTCCTGGTGCCGCAAGGTGAGGTGTTGCTCTCAACTGATTCACACCAAGTCGGTAAGCTCATGGTCAATAGGGATTTTTTTACAAGAGGGCAAAAGCAAAATTATATAGAGAATGTGCATTATTCCATGACATTGATGCAGCCAAGTATGCTGATAAGTACGCCGTTAAAAAATGGCGGAGACAGTAGTTATGGTGTGCTTGTCGGTCGCCTCAATTTGGCCAAACTTTCAGCCATTGTAGAGGAGCATAACAGTTTTTGGACCACAGAGGATTCCTACCTTGTGAACAACCAAAATTTTTTTATAACAGAACCTCGATATGGTCAGGAATACATGCTCAGGAAAACAGTGCATACACACGGCGTTACAGAGGTCCTCTCCGGTCATAGTGGCGCTTCTATCTACAATGATTATCGAGATGTCACCGTTATTGGTTCGTATCTGTACCTTGCAGAACGTAATTTGGGTCTTTTAACAAAAATCGATCAGGAAGAATTTCTGGCACCTAATCAGCAAATACAACGACAATTAGTGGGTATTGGTTTTGCTGTATTGCTCCTCACATTTTTTATCAGTTGGTTCTTTGCCCAAACACTGCTGCGACCACTGGGACATCTTGTCGATAAGTTGAACCGAGTTTCGGGAGAAAACCTCGAATATTCCGTATCATCGAGTGGCCTCTATGAGATTCAGCAGATATCTGTGGCCTTTATGACAATGCTTGTACGTTTGAAAGAGACGTTGGTGTCCCGTAATATGCTCCAACGGGAGGTTGAACAGCGAAAAAGCGCTGAACAGCAACTACAGCATGCACTGGAACGAGTTAAACAGTCGAATACGGAATTGGAGCAGTTTGCCTACGTAGCTTCGCATGATTTACAAGAACCGTTGCGAATGGTTTCCAGCTATAATCAACTGCTTGCGCAGAAGTATAAAGGGCAACTCGATGAAAAAGCCGATAAATATATCCATTTTGCAGTTGATGGCGCAGCCCGTATGCAACAGTTGATTCAGGATCTGCTTTCATTTTCACGGGTTACGACAAAAGGAAAAGAATTTGAAGAGGTGGATTTGAAAGAAATTTTCGAAATTACCAAAAAAAATCTAGAGTTAACCCTAGAGGAAAATCAGGTGGAAATAACCGCAGATGCACTACCGGTGATTCAAGCTGATGCTGTGCAGATAACCCAAGTCCTGCAAAATTTAATAAGCAATGCAATCAAGTTTCGGCAAGATGAAGCTCCCAAAATTCATATCAGTGCACGCGATGTTGCTGGTGTATGGGAATGTAGCGTTCGGGATAATGGAATCGGTATAGACGAAAAATATGCTGATCGTATTTTTATCATTTTTCAGCGATTGCATACCCGCGAGGAGTACCAGGGGACAGGGATAGGGTTGGCTTTGTGCAAGCGAATTATTGAACGCCATAGAGGGAAAATATGGTTTGAATCTGAATTGGGTAAGGGATCAACCTTTTATTTCACTCTTCCTCAGCGATCATGA
- a CDS encoding ABC transporter substrate-binding protein has protein sequence MLIGRDEMRQRFALFSCFVILCLCLFGCQGEQECPEPDLVRLQLKWVHQAQFVGFYMALEKGYYKQENIQVVLLEGGTRINQAQRLLTNEADFAVVPAEMVLLNNNIANPLIALSVLYQRNPTVFVAKADSGIIRPKDFKGKKIAVGNLRTSGFIEGIVQLNTLLQRKGIDPTSISIVPYDSTYASFLSDQADVTPAYLVGGVIKLRNKNIPLNIIWPGDYGVDFYGDTLVTTSSLANTNPDLALRFLRASLKGWQYSINNQQEAVAVALKYSKIKNEKVQREMMDAQVPLVHTGSAPIGWMQGDVWAQMYEAFLEQGMVKHPIEDIQSIYSKRFLKQIYPEVAQ, from the coding sequence ATGCTCATTGGGAGGGACGAGATGCGTCAACGTTTTGCACTGTTCTCCTGTTTTGTCATTCTTTGTCTCTGTTTGTTCGGGTGTCAGGGAGAACAAGAATGTCCAGAGCCTGATTTGGTACGGCTCCAGCTTAAGTGGGTCCACCAGGCACAGTTTGTCGGCTTTTATATGGCTCTGGAAAAGGGGTATTACAAGCAAGAAAATATCCAGGTTGTTTTACTGGAAGGCGGGACCAGAATCAATCAGGCCCAGCGGCTTCTCACCAATGAAGCTGATTTTGCTGTAGTTCCTGCTGAAATGGTGTTGCTTAACAATAACATTGCAAATCCATTGATTGCACTTTCTGTTCTCTATCAACGTAACCCAACAGTTTTTGTCGCTAAAGCAGATTCAGGAATTATTCGCCCCAAAGATTTCAAGGGGAAAAAAATTGCCGTAGGAAATCTCCGCACCAGTGGGTTCATTGAAGGCATTGTACAACTCAATACTCTTTTGCAACGAAAAGGCATCGATCCAACAAGTATATCTATTGTTCCTTACGATTCAACCTACGCCAGTTTTCTTTCTGATCAGGCGGATGTTACCCCTGCTTATTTAGTCGGTGGCGTTATAAAATTGCGCAACAAAAACATACCGCTCAATATTATCTGGCCAGGGGACTACGGAGTTGATTTTTATGGAGACACTCTCGTGACGACCTCTTCTCTTGCAAACACGAATCCAGACTTAGCCCTTCGATTTCTTCGTGCTTCGCTCAAAGGCTGGCAATACAGCATCAACAACCAACAAGAAGCTGTTGCTGTGGCTCTGAAATATTCCAAAATTAAAAATGAAAAGGTGCAGCGGGAGATGATGGATGCTCAGGTACCGCTAGTGCATACGGGCAGTGCTCCAATTGGATGGATGCAAGGTGATGTGTGGGCCCAGATGTATGAAGCCTTTCTCGAACAGGGGATGGTTAAGCATCCCATTGAGGATATTCAGAGTATTTATTCAAAACGTTTCCTCAAACAAATTTATCCGGAAGTTGCTCAATGA
- a CDS encoding response regulator has protein sequence MSVFVLVVDDEPSVLKLLQTILMQGGYTVKTANSVEGAKPILEQYPIALLITDLQMPEVSGLELIGFVRQHHPEIGIIVATILDKPADAQRVIDAGVYGYIIKPFNKNLVLITVANTLRRRELELQQINSRKSIESQLEIIMNSLHVGLLLVDDQAGIIALNRQLSVWFDGVSKGDSLAQLDQFYVPYESEQSLQLFTEQALRTGEGYHFLAHFLSKQGELDMQVSLLVVKLGDQSKRAVVLMLEDITEQLNKERELRQAQKLEAIGQLAAGITHEINTPIQYLGDNIRFLGEALEELFGFIHSSLLLVDGENSNEVTRSLQKKFEELKQDSDLEYLQQELPQTLVQCLSGISRISSIIKAMREFSHPGTESKIDTDVNQCLESTVIISRNEWKYASDLTTQFQEDLPLISALPGELNQVFLNILINASHAISSRIHEGGIQRGCIHITTQKAGDGVLITIADNGGGIPQEIQERVYTPFFTTKEIGKGTGQGLAIAKNIVVEKHGGEISFETEEGEGTTFFIRLPMEYSK, from the coding sequence ATGTCCGTATTTGTGCTCGTTGTTGATGATGAACCCTCAGTACTGAAGCTGTTGCAGACAATACTTATGCAGGGAGGATATACAGTGAAAACGGCTAACTCCGTCGAGGGGGCTAAGCCAATTTTGGAACAGTATCCCATTGCCTTGCTTATCACGGATTTGCAAATGCCCGAGGTTTCCGGCCTGGAGCTGATTGGTTTTGTCAGGCAGCATCACCCCGAGATAGGTATCATCGTTGCCACCATTCTTGATAAACCCGCTGATGCACAAAGGGTAATAGACGCTGGAGTCTACGGTTATATTATCAAGCCGTTTAATAAAAATCTGGTCTTGATCACGGTGGCCAATACCCTGCGACGTCGTGAATTGGAACTGCAACAGATCAACTCTCGTAAGAGTATAGAGTCACAGCTCGAGATAATCATGAACAGTCTTCATGTGGGACTGTTGCTCGTGGATGATCAGGCAGGCATAATTGCACTGAATAGACAGTTAAGTGTTTGGTTTGACGGTGTCAGCAAGGGTGATTCCTTGGCTCAATTAGACCAGTTCTATGTTCCCTATGAAAGCGAACAATCCCTGCAACTTTTCACCGAACAGGCTCTGCGTACCGGTGAAGGCTATCATTTTTTAGCCCATTTTTTAAGCAAGCAAGGTGAACTGGATATGCAGGTTTCCCTCTTGGTAGTGAAACTTGGGGACCAGAGTAAACGTGCTGTTGTCCTGATGCTTGAAGACATCACCGAGCAACTGAACAAAGAGCGTGAGTTACGCCAAGCCCAAAAACTTGAGGCCATTGGGCAGTTAGCGGCTGGAATAACCCATGAAATAAACACCCCCATCCAGTATCTCGGAGACAATATACGCTTTCTTGGTGAGGCTTTGGAGGAGCTCTTTGGCTTTATACATTCTTCGTTATTACTTGTGGATGGGGAAAACAGTAACGAAGTCACCAGATCACTGCAGAAGAAATTTGAAGAGCTTAAGCAAGACAGTGATTTGGAGTATCTGCAACAAGAACTTCCCCAGACGCTTGTGCAATGCCTCAGTGGTATCAGCCGCATTTCCTCAATCATTAAGGCCATGCGTGAATTCTCGCATCCTGGAACAGAGAGTAAGATAGACACAGATGTAAATCAATGTCTTGAAAGTACTGTGATTATTTCTCGAAATGAGTGGAAATATGCCAGTGATCTCACAACTCAATTTCAGGAAGATCTCCCCCTGATCAGCGCACTTCCCGGTGAATTGAATCAGGTATTTCTCAACATACTTATCAACGCCAGTCACGCTATATCGAGCCGCATACATGAGGGAGGGATACAGCGTGGCTGTATCCATATTACTACCCAAAAGGCAGGGGATGGTGTGCTCATCACCATTGCCGATAATGGTGGTGGTATTCCTCAGGAGATTCAGGAGCGGGTCTACACTCCTTTTTTTACAACAAAGGAGATTGGTAAGGGGACTGGTCAGGGATTGGCGATCGCTAAAAATATTGTTGTTGAAAAGCATGGCGGTGAAATTAGCTTTGAAACCGAGGAAGGGGAAGGAACTACGTTTTTTATTCGTCTTCCCATGGAATATTCAAAATAA